A region of the Arachis hypogaea cultivar Tifrunner chromosome 15, arahy.Tifrunner.gnm2.J5K5, whole genome shotgun sequence genome:
TACTCGGGTGAAGTGGAATGATTTCAGATGTGTATTTCTAGGAATTAAGGATCTAGTGATAATGGTTGTTGATTTCTTGTACCATTATCAATGCCAGAAAGTGTTGCTGGCTCACAGtgattttaattgtttttccTGTGGTGGCATATTTTACTCAAATGATCATTCCTTCAGGTTTATAGAGCTATATTCTGGACAAAGTATTGCTTTTGGCAAGATTCAGAAGCCAATAAAATGTGAATTTGTAAATGCACATTCTTCCTCTCCTGTTTCTCCGAAATCAAGTGCAAATCTCAACACTACTCCACTTCTCATGGTCTCTGGTGTTGAAGAGGACTCAAATGAGGTTTCGAACGTGAAGGATTCTGCCCTTAGTTCTTGGGATGGGACCACTTCGGATGATTCAGATGAAGCAGACAATCAAATAtacggagaaggagaagaagagagtgcTGGAGAGGATCCTGATTCTGCCACTGTGTTCAAAGGAGATTATGATGAGAGTGAAGAGGATGAAGAAGAGGGTTCTGTAGGGGATCAGGTTGCTGCCACAGCTTTCATGACAGATTATGATGAtagtgtagaagaagaagaagaagaagaagaagaagaagaagaagagggttATGTAGAGGATCTGCATGCTGCCACCGCTTTCATGGCAGATTCTGATGATagtgtagaagaagaagatgaagagggttCTGTAGAGGATCAGGATGCCGCCACTGCTTTcattgatgacgatgatgatgatagtGTGGAAATGCAGATCAATTCCGAAATTGGTTCACTTTCCTTAGAGCAGATAGACAGAAACCCTACAGCTGAACCAAATTCATCTGCTGATGTTGGACAAGAGAGCGTGCAGAAGAAAAAGCGAGCTAAGAAACAGAAAGGCAAGAAGGTTCCAAAGTTAGATGTTCCTGGATCCGCAAAGAGGTAATTATCTCATTATCTGTGTGCATTTTACACATGTTTATCAGATGATGATTCTCATGCTTGCTTTTCATTCTAAAATGTTTATTCCATTGACATTGGTGCAGGTTAAAGATCAAGGAAAAGGCTGTACTAAGTGATGTTTTCGCCAAGTATGGATTAAAAGCTGCCGTAGCTGCTTCCAAGGAAAGTTAGTACTATGCCAAATTCGAGAGATTTGCAAGGCTAAAACCATTATCCAGCATGTTGGAAATTGAGAATCAGAACTAAAAAGCCACATTGCATGCAAATGGACTTTCTAGCTGGCCATAAATGCCAGTTTTTGGATCAGTGTACAATTAAACAGTTCTGTAGTAACATAGGGGCAGCATTATTTCTATGACTGCCAAATCATTCTTTATTAATATCATTTCTCTCTTCACATGAGTTGGAATCCAGATGTTCATCGGAAGCTTTCATATCGCAAACTGCCATATCAAAACGACGACTGATCTATTGGCCACTTGGAAAATCATACTACTAAATGTGATTGAAATCACACGTTTCAACAATAAGAATTGAGCATGCATCTATTGAAATTT
Encoded here:
- the LOC112750076 gene encoding uncharacterized protein codes for the protein MLRSALLPAPYNFLPVRVRTGTCHSFALARASQAIVSPLFSRFGLHFHRFRQPRVSLRAARRSPVTSSRRRRRRGTKTNDDKFDYYDDDDEDFEDDDVVLGVDNEYYDDDDDEDEDEDEEGGDEEGMMPFEKMRKWLKHKPRGFGEGKVYDTSVEDKLLDEMRQSREAQAANLKKLKSGVVNSKKSEEKKKDAQVVPIGGRVRLVNLPKKKNIHRDLKSSFEGIPGIVNIVPEVIGNKKTRDPICKGFAFVDFKCEADAVRFIELYSGQSIAFGKIQKPIKCEFVNAHSSSPVSPKSSANLNTTPLLMVSGVEEDSNEVSNVKDSALSSWDGTTSDDSDEADNQIYGEGEEESAGEDPDSATVFKGDYDESEEDEEEGSVGDQVAATAFMTDYDDSVEEEEEEEEEEEEEGYVEDLHAATAFMADSDDSVEEEDEEGSVEDQDAATAFIDDDDDDSVEMQINSEIGSLSLEQIDRNPTAEPNSSADVGQESVQKKKRAKKQKGKKVPKLDVPGSAKRLKIKEKAVLSDVFAKYGLKAAVAASKES